One segment of Candidatus Izemoplasma sp. DNA contains the following:
- a CDS encoding riboflavin synthase, protein MFTGIIEEIGTIKYIKKRPKSVSLTVSANKVIDGTQLGDSIATNGVCLTVTDLKQESFDVDVMYETLEKTAIKHIAVGSKVNLERALTPSTRMGGHIVSGHVDGIGKIKQKQQVGIATKYTISVAESLSRYIVSKGSVAIDGISLTVIDVTPTSFTVSLIPHTKNETTLHDKTIGDTVNIENDIVGKYIEKFMNTASTSKGITQEVLRKYGY, encoded by the coding sequence TATATTAAAAAACGTCCAAAAAGTGTGAGTTTAACGGTATCCGCTAACAAAGTTATCGACGGGACTCAGTTAGGAGATAGTATCGCTACTAACGGAGTCTGTTTGACCGTCACTGACCTTAAACAAGAAAGCTTTGATGTTGATGTCATGTATGAAACACTAGAGAAAACGGCGATAAAACATATCGCTGTTGGCTCCAAAGTAAATCTCGAGCGTGCGCTTACCCCATCTACACGAATGGGAGGTCATATTGTCAGTGGCCATGTTGATGGTATCGGGAAAATTAAACAGAAACAACAAGTTGGTATTGCCACAAAATATACAATCAGTGTTGCAGAATCACTTAGTCGTTATATTGTGTCAAAGGGGAGTGTGGCAATAGATGGTATTAGTTTGACTGTAATTGATGTGACACCTACATCCTTTACTGTTTCATTAATTCCCCATACGAAAAATGAAACAACCTTACACGATAAAACAATAGGCGATACGGTTAATATAGAAAATGATATTGTTGGTAAATATATTGAAAAATTTATGAACACTGCTTCTACATCAAAAGGCATAACACAGGAGGTATTAAGAAAATATGGCTACTAA